One segment of Anser cygnoides isolate HZ-2024a breed goose chromosome 5, Taihu_goose_T2T_genome, whole genome shotgun sequence DNA contains the following:
- the ARL14EP gene encoding ARL14 effector protein isoform X1, translating into MDPCSVGVQLQATNECHKTYYTRHTGFKTKQDISSSDLLLLQLRTGMSLSENNTICFHHAKIYIERFEDLQKSCCDPFNMHRKLSKKNLRAIDLDDATFLSAKFGRQFVPGWKLCPKCMQVINGSVDVESEERQRRKLDSDGRTAKALKSLQFANPGRQTEFTPETSKREKRRLQSKNTSFNSDRQVIPAKSKVYDSQGLLLYSGMDLCDCLDEDCLGCFYACPKCGSNKCGAECRCDRKWLYEQIEIEGGEIIRNKHVVPALLQGHLSARRHTISPLHQIPLPAQSRKPGQNGTPGSNGPRGTDRPRKSS; encoded by the exons ATGGATCCTTGTTCAGTTGGAGTTCAGCTTCAAGCTACCAATGAATGTCATAAGACCTATTATACCCGTCACACTGGCTTCAAGACTAAGCAAGATATATCTTCGTCTGATCTACTGTTACTTCAGCTTAGGACTGGAATGTCCCTTTCAGAGAACAACACTATCTGCTTCCATCACGCAAAAATTTATATTGAAAGATTTGAAGACTTGCAAAAATCATGTTGTGATCCCTTTAATATGCACAGAAAGCTATCAAAGAAAAACTTGCGTGCAATTGACTTAGATGATGCAACTTTTCTAAGTGCCAAGTTTGGAAGACAGTTTGTACCTGGCTGGAAGCTTTGTCCTAAATGCATGCAGGTAATAAATGGAAGCGTGGATGTCGAATCTGAAGAGCgccaaagaagaaaacttgATTCGGAC GGGCGCACAGCTAAGGCTCTGAAGTCTCTTCAGTTTGCTAATCCAGGGCGGCAGACTGAATTCACTCCTGAGACCagtaagagggaaaaaagaaggctGCAATcaaaaaatacatcatttaaTTCAGACAG GCAAGTTATACCAGCCAAGAGTAAGGTCTACGATAGCCAGGGACTACTGCTTTACAGTGGGATGGACCTCTGTGACTGTCTTGATGAAGATTGCCTGGGGTGTTTCTATGCTTGCCCAAAGTGTGGTTCCAATAAGTGTGGAGCTGAATGTCGCTGTGACCGCAAGTGGCTATATGAGCAGATTGAGATTGAAGGAGGAGAAATCATTCGAAATAAGCACGTTG TGCCAGCCTTACTTCAAGGACATTTATCTGCTCGCAGACATACCATCTCCCCACTGCACCAAATCCCGCTCCCTGCCCAAAGCAGGAAACCAGGGCAGAATGGCACACCGGGAAGTAACGGTCCCCGTGGGACAGACAGACCAAGGAAGAGCAGCTGA
- the ARL14EP gene encoding ARL14 effector protein isoform X4, with amino-acid sequence MDPCSVGVQLQATNECHKTYYTRHTGFKTKQDISSSDLLLLQLRTGMSLSENNTICFHHAKIYIERFEDLQKSCCDPFNMHRKLSKKNLRAIDLDDATFLSAKFGRQFVPGWKLCPKCMQVINGSVDVESEERQRRKLDSDGRTAKALKSLQFANPGRQTEFTPETSKREKRRLQSKNTSFNSDSASLTSRTFICSQTYHLPTAPNPAPCPKQETRAEWHTGK; translated from the exons ATGGATCCTTGTTCAGTTGGAGTTCAGCTTCAAGCTACCAATGAATGTCATAAGACCTATTATACCCGTCACACTGGCTTCAAGACTAAGCAAGATATATCTTCGTCTGATCTACTGTTACTTCAGCTTAGGACTGGAATGTCCCTTTCAGAGAACAACACTATCTGCTTCCATCACGCAAAAATTTATATTGAAAGATTTGAAGACTTGCAAAAATCATGTTGTGATCCCTTTAATATGCACAGAAAGCTATCAAAGAAAAACTTGCGTGCAATTGACTTAGATGATGCAACTTTTCTAAGTGCCAAGTTTGGAAGACAGTTTGTACCTGGCTGGAAGCTTTGTCCTAAATGCATGCAGGTAATAAATGGAAGCGTGGATGTCGAATCTGAAGAGCgccaaagaagaaaacttgATTCGGAC GGGCGCACAGCTAAGGCTCTGAAGTCTCTTCAGTTTGCTAATCCAGGGCGGCAGACTGAATTCACTCCTGAGACCagtaagagggaaaaaagaaggctGCAATcaaaaaatacatcatttaaTTCAGACAG TGCCAGCCTTACTTCAAGGACATTTATCTGCTCGCAGACATACCATCTCCCCACTGCACCAAATCCCGCTCCCTGCCCAAAGCAGGAAACCAGGGCAGAATGGCACACCGGGAAGTAA
- the ARL14EP gene encoding ARL14 effector protein isoform X2 translates to MDPCSVGVQLQATNECHKTYYTRHTGFKTKQDISSSDLLLLQLRTGMSLSENNTICFHHAKIYIERFEDLQKSCCDPFNMHRKLSKKNLRAIDLDDATFLSAKFGRQFVPGWKLCPKCMQVINGSVDVESEERQRRKLDSDGRTAKALKSLQFANPGRQTEFTPETSKREKRRLQSKNTSFNSDRQVIPAKSKVYDSQGLLLYSGMDLCDCLDEDCLGCFYACPKCGSNKCGAECRCDRKWLYEQIEIEGGEIIRNKHVGKGLHAAEMNSSICSQTKNIQTATKNS, encoded by the exons ATGGATCCTTGTTCAGTTGGAGTTCAGCTTCAAGCTACCAATGAATGTCATAAGACCTATTATACCCGTCACACTGGCTTCAAGACTAAGCAAGATATATCTTCGTCTGATCTACTGTTACTTCAGCTTAGGACTGGAATGTCCCTTTCAGAGAACAACACTATCTGCTTCCATCACGCAAAAATTTATATTGAAAGATTTGAAGACTTGCAAAAATCATGTTGTGATCCCTTTAATATGCACAGAAAGCTATCAAAGAAAAACTTGCGTGCAATTGACTTAGATGATGCAACTTTTCTAAGTGCCAAGTTTGGAAGACAGTTTGTACCTGGCTGGAAGCTTTGTCCTAAATGCATGCAGGTAATAAATGGAAGCGTGGATGTCGAATCTGAAGAGCgccaaagaagaaaacttgATTCGGAC GGGCGCACAGCTAAGGCTCTGAAGTCTCTTCAGTTTGCTAATCCAGGGCGGCAGACTGAATTCACTCCTGAGACCagtaagagggaaaaaagaaggctGCAATcaaaaaatacatcatttaaTTCAGACAG GCAAGTTATACCAGCCAAGAGTAAGGTCTACGATAGCCAGGGACTACTGCTTTACAGTGGGATGGACCTCTGTGACTGTCTTGATGAAGATTGCCTGGGGTGTTTCTATGCTTGCCCAAAGTGTGGTTCCAATAAGTGTGGAGCTGAATGTCGCTGTGACCGCAAGTGGCTATATGAGCAGATTGAGATTGAAGGAGGAGAAATCATTCGAAATAAGCACGTTG gtaAAGGTTTACATGCAGCTGAAATGAATTCAAGTATCTGTTCCCAAACTAAGAATATCCAGACTGCTACAAAAAACAGTTGA
- the ARL14EP gene encoding ARL14 effector protein isoform X3, whose translation MDPCSVGVQLQATNECHKTYYTRHTGFKTKQDISSSDLLLLQLRTGMSLSENNTICFHHAKIYIERFEDLQKSCCDPFNMHRKLSKKNLRAIDLDDATFLSAKFGRQFVPGWKLCPKCMQVINGSVDVESEERQRRKLDSDGRTAKALKSLQFANPGRQTEFTPETSKREKRRLQSKNTSFNSDRQVIPAKSKVYDSQGLLLYSGMDLCDCLDEDCLGCFYACPKCGSNKCGAECRCDRKWLYEQIEIEGGEIIRNKHVG comes from the exons ATGGATCCTTGTTCAGTTGGAGTTCAGCTTCAAGCTACCAATGAATGTCATAAGACCTATTATACCCGTCACACTGGCTTCAAGACTAAGCAAGATATATCTTCGTCTGATCTACTGTTACTTCAGCTTAGGACTGGAATGTCCCTTTCAGAGAACAACACTATCTGCTTCCATCACGCAAAAATTTATATTGAAAGATTTGAAGACTTGCAAAAATCATGTTGTGATCCCTTTAATATGCACAGAAAGCTATCAAAGAAAAACTTGCGTGCAATTGACTTAGATGATGCAACTTTTCTAAGTGCCAAGTTTGGAAGACAGTTTGTACCTGGCTGGAAGCTTTGTCCTAAATGCATGCAGGTAATAAATGGAAGCGTGGATGTCGAATCTGAAGAGCgccaaagaagaaaacttgATTCGGAC GGGCGCACAGCTAAGGCTCTGAAGTCTCTTCAGTTTGCTAATCCAGGGCGGCAGACTGAATTCACTCCTGAGACCagtaagagggaaaaaagaaggctGCAATcaaaaaatacatcatttaaTTCAGACAG GCAAGTTATACCAGCCAAGAGTAAGGTCTACGATAGCCAGGGACTACTGCTTTACAGTGGGATGGACCTCTGTGACTGTCTTGATGAAGATTGCCTGGGGTGTTTCTATGCTTGCCCAAAGTGTGGTTCCAATAAGTGTGGAGCTGAATGTCGCTGTGACCGCAAGTGGCTATATGAGCAGATTGAGATTGAAGGAGGAGAAATCATTCGAAATAAGCACGTTGGTTAG